In one window of Gossypium arboreum isolate Shixiya-1 chromosome 4, ASM2569848v2, whole genome shotgun sequence DNA:
- the LOC108460327 gene encoding NAC domain-containing protein 1-like codes for MLGGSSMEEIPAAGNNSSEIQLPPGFRFHPSDEELIVHYLKNKVTSNPLPASIIAEIDLYKYNPWELPTLFGEDEWFFFSPRDRKYPNGARPNRAAASGYWKATGTDRPILTSCGTKSIGVKKALVFYKGRPPKGTKTEWIMHEYRLLETMIWTPKRKGSMRLDDWVLCRVRQKASIQRNSWEDRNISSHEPADSFYVPNSIEPWPSNTNHNVDIGKTYLFNDCPMLPYIFASQDLPCFDTTSSISFQSSYKSCTSLQEANSGNNNMQISFSFLQNLFNPLKRESMEEGSFVPTSCKKLKNTEKDCSEMNFYRSNHLENSDSSPHQWNPMMQYDQQLNLPDFTETD; via the exons atgttgGGTGGCTCTTCAATGGAGGAAATACCAGCTGCTGGTAATAACTCATCAGAGATCCAGCTTCCTCCTGGTTTTAGATTCCACCCTTCTGATGAAGAGCTCATAGTTCATTACTTGAAAAACAAAGTGACTTCCAACCCTCTTCCAGCTTCTATTATAGCTGAGATTGATTTATACAAATATAATCCATGGGAGCTTCCAA CTTTGTTTGGAGAAGATGAATGGTTTTTTTTCTCTCCAAGAGACCGGAAGTATCCGAACGGGGCGAGGCCTAATAGAGCGGCAGCTTCGGGGTATTGGAAGGCGACGGGGACGGATAGACCGATCCTAACGTCGTGTGGAACTAAGAGTATTGGAGTGAAGAAAGCTCTGGTATTCTACAAAGGACGTCCACCTAAAGGGACTAAGACAGAGTGGATCATGCACGAGTATAGGCTGCTTGAAACCATGATTTGGACTCCCAAACGAAAAGGATCTATGAGG TTAGATGATTGGGTGCTTTGTCGAGTGAGGCAAAAAGCCAGCATACAAAGGAACAGTTGGGAAGATAGAAATATTAGCAGTCATGAACCAGCTGATAGCTTCTATGTCCCCAATTCCATTGAGCCATGGCCTTCCAACACAAACCACAACGTTGATATCGGCAAAACCTACCTATTCAATGACTGCCCTATGTTGCCTTACATTTTTGCATCTCAAGACCTTCCTTGCTTTGACACAACCTCCAGCATTAGCTTCCAAAGCAGTTACAAATCTTGCACTTCCCTCCAGGAAGCCAATTCTGGCAACAACAACATGCAGATTTCATTTTCGTTCCTACAAAACCTGTTTAACCCTTTGAAAAGAGAGTCCATGGAGGAAGGTAGTTTTGTCCCAACCAGCTGTAAGAAGCTCAAGAATACTGAGAAAGATTGCAGTGAAATGAACTTTTATAGATCAAACCATTTGGAAAACAGTGATTCTAGTCCACATCAATGGAATCCAATGATGCAGTATGATCAACAACTTAATCTCCCCGATTTTACTGAAACTGACTAA
- the LOC108460328 gene encoding syntaxin-71-like, which yields MSVIDILTRVDVICKRYDKYDVEKQRDQNVSGDDAFARAYAAVEADIGSALEKVELASKEKSKASAVAVNAEIRRTKARLLEEVPKLQRLAVKKVKGFSTEEMAARNDLVLALPDRIQAIPDGTADTKQTGGWMSSAPSASCTAIKFDSDERFDNEYFQESEQSSQFGQEYEMRKMKQDQGLDMISEGLDTLKNMAHDMNEELDRQVPLMDEIDTKVDKAAADLKNTNVRLKDTVTQLRSSRNFCIDIVLLCIVLGIAAYLYNVLKK from the exons atgaGTGTAATCGATATTTTGACAAGAGTAGATGTGATCTGCAAGAGGTACGATAAATACGACGTCGAAAAGCAGCGTGACCAAAATGTCTCCGGCGACGATGCTTTTGCTCGCGCTTACGCAGCAGTCGAAGCCGACATTGGATCCGCTCTAGAG aaaGTGGAACTTGCTTCCAAGGAGAAAAGTAAGGCATCTGCTGTTGCAGTCAATGCTGAGATTCGTCGAACCAAGGCTCGATTGCTTGAGGAGGTCCCTAAGCTGCAGAGATTGGCTGTTAAGAAG GTTAAAGGGTTTtcaactgaagagatggctgcTCGTAATGATCTGGTCCTTGCATTGCCGGACAGGATTCAAGCTATACCTGATGGAACTGCTGATACTAAACAAACTGGAGGCTGGATGTCTTCAGCACCTTCAGCTTCTTGTACTGCAATTAAGTTTGATTCAG ATGAGCGATTTGACAACGAATACTTTCAAGAATCTGAGCAGTCAAGTCAGTTCGGGCAGGAGTATGAAATGAGGAAAATGAAGCAG GACCAAGGTTTGGATATGATTTCAGAAGGTTTGGATACTTTAAAGAACATGGCTCATGATATGAATGAG GAACTAGATAGGCAAGTTCCTTTGATGGATGAAATTGACACCAAG GTGGACAAGGCAGCTGCTGACCTTAAGAATACCAATGTTAGACTTAAAGATACTGTCACACAG TTGAGGTCCAGCCGAAATTTCTGTATTGATATCGTATTGCTGTGCATAGTTCTGGGAATAGCTGCCTATTTGTACAA TGTTCTGAAGAAGTGA